A region of the Perognathus longimembris pacificus isolate PPM17 chromosome 7, ASM2315922v1, whole genome shotgun sequence genome:
GTTTTCCAGGAAGCAGTCATCTCTTTATTGTTCTACTCTCTTCATCGATTAAATGCCCATGCATTTATCAATACTGAAAATTggtttaaaaaaggaaacatggTCCCCAGTTTCAGTATCCCTTTTGTATGCCACTGTATATAGATACACACTCTACATTCAAGCTAGTTGAAGTCCCTTGATTTCGTGATGATATGCCAACCCTTCCTCCTGGACACTAAGCAGTTATCAGCACAAGCCCCATCGTTTAGACCACAGAATGGAGCACTTGTACAGTACTTCATTCGTGTTATAGAGAACTCAGTCATGCCTATGATTGAAAATGATTGAtggcccctctgtacataaccttgacaataaaattaattttaaaaaagaagaaaaaaacaatgtttttcaCATTCAGTACAATACTCAACACATGAGATACAATGAACACTTTCTTACAAAATAGACTTTGTGTTAGATGATTTTGCCCAACTATATAGTGTGTTCAGAGCACATTTAAGGGAAAGTAGACAAAGTTGTGATGAATGGGTTTGGGAAGTTGAGCTGCTCCACAAGTGGAAGAGTGgaagctttgagtaaaaaagccaagtgagagcacaagactctgagctcaagttctgctaccagcaccaaaaataaatagaagttatGTTTAGCCTGGTCACAACCCCATCATAAATGGAGGAGCATCTATATAACTAAGGCCATGCCTTGCTCAGTTTGCTGTCATGTTATTTCCTTTGCTGAGCCTGAATCTAAGCAGAACGGAGTTGTAGAGAAATGGGTTAGTGGCAGGCAAGGGATGACCAGGGCATGTGTGTTTGGAGGGTTGTGGGGCTTAGGTCTAAGGCTGTGAGGGGCAGGACTTCCTGCCACCCCTGTGCTCACTGGCCCTgtgcctcctctgcccttgcagaTGTCCATGAAGGAGGTGGGTGATGGCTTGCAGGACCAGATGAACTGCATGATGGGTGCACTTCAAGAACTGAAGCTCCTGCAGGTGCAGACGGCATTGGAACAGCTGGAGATCTCTGGAGGAGGTTCTGTCCCCAGCTGCCCTGAAAGTCCACAGACACAGCCTGGGCACCCTTGCTGGGAGGGTGGCAGCCACCCTGCCAGGCACACAGCCTGTTCCTCCTCCAGCAATCCTTCTTTTGGCAGCAGCACCACGTTTCCATGCCATAGGAGTGACTGTGAGAGTGATCTCGGCCCCCTGCCCAGGACACAGCTGCCTGAGCACCAAAGCTGTGCTCAGCAGGGGTCAGAGAAAGTGGAACCCGATGACTGGACCTCCACATTGATGTCTCGGGGCAGGAATCGGCAGCCTCTGGTATTAGGGGACAATGTCTTTGCGGACCTGGTGGGCAACTGGCTAGACTTGCCAGAAGTGGAGAAAGGTGGGGAGAAAGCCGAGACTGGGGGGGCAGGTGAGCCTAAAGCAGCAAAAGGCCAGTCCAGGGAGCTGGGCCGCAAGTTTGCCCTGACAGCAAACATCTTTAGGAAGTTC
Encoded here:
- the Inka2 gene encoding PAK4-inhibitor INKA2, producing the protein MDCYLRRLKQELMSMKEVGDGLQDQMNCMMGALQELKLLQVQTALEQLEISGGGSVPSCPESPQTQPGHPCWEGGSHPARHTACSSSSNPSFGSSTTFPCHRSDCESDLGPLPRTQLPEHQSCAQQGSEKVEPDDWTSTLMSRGRNRQPLVLGDNVFADLVGNWLDLPEVEKGGEKAETGGAGEPKAAKGQSRELGRKFALTANIFRKFLRSVRPDRDRLLKEKPGWVTPMISEPRAGRSQKVKKRNHSKGSGRFPFPSTGEPRQGETPSSSSKAMELSQAGFDINTAVWV